In Micromonospora sp. LH3U1, one genomic interval encodes:
- the paaE gene encoding 1,2-phenylacetyl-CoA epoxidase subunit PaaE yields the protein MTVTITRPVRRRPVFHPLSVAAVDRLTDDAVAVTFAVPEDLRETFAFQAGQHLTVRRVAEDGTDVRRSYSICSTPDDLTRHGRLRIGVREIPGGAFSAFACGALRGGDTVEVLPPLGTFTTAFAPDRVRHYGAVVAGSGITPVLGLVATALAVEPASTFTLVYGNRTANTVMFAEELADLKDRYPTRLHLVHVLSREQGESPLLSGRIDAERLGRLLGTIVPGDLIEEWFLCGPYAMVVDVREVLTARGLPESAVRTELFHVDAPPEPVRRPVDQAGAGAEVTIVLDGRSSSFTMGREERVLDAALKVRGELPYACKGGVCSTCKAKVVDGAVTMARNYALEPDELAAGYVLTCQSSPTTDKLTVDYDA from the coding sequence GTGACTGTCACCATCACCCGCCCGGTCCGCCGCCGGCCGGTCTTCCACCCGTTGTCGGTCGCGGCCGTCGACCGGCTCACCGACGACGCCGTCGCGGTGACCTTCGCCGTGCCGGAGGACCTGCGGGAGACCTTCGCGTTCCAGGCGGGCCAACACCTGACGGTACGGCGAGTGGCCGAGGACGGTACGGACGTGCGCCGGTCGTACTCGATCTGCTCCACCCCCGACGACCTGACCCGGCACGGCCGGTTGCGGATCGGGGTGCGGGAGATCCCGGGCGGCGCGTTCTCGGCGTTCGCGTGCGGGGCGCTGCGCGGTGGCGACACGGTCGAGGTGCTGCCGCCGCTGGGCACCTTCACCACGGCGTTCGCGCCGGACCGGGTGCGGCACTACGGCGCGGTCGTCGCCGGCTCCGGCATCACCCCGGTGCTCGGGCTTGTCGCGACCGCCCTGGCCGTCGAGCCGGCCAGCACCTTCACCCTGGTGTACGGCAACCGCACGGCTAACACGGTGATGTTCGCCGAGGAGTTGGCCGACCTGAAGGACCGCTATCCCACCCGGCTGCACCTGGTGCACGTGCTCTCCCGGGAGCAGGGCGAGTCGCCGCTGCTCTCCGGACGGATCGACGCCGAGAGGCTGGGCCGGTTGCTGGGCACCATTGTGCCGGGCGACCTCATCGAGGAGTGGTTCCTCTGCGGCCCGTACGCCATGGTGGTCGACGTCCGGGAGGTGTTGACCGCGCGTGGGCTGCCCGAGTCGGCGGTTCGCACCGAGCTGTTCCACGTCGACGCGCCGCCGGAGCCGGTGCGTCGCCCCGTCGACCAGGCGGGTGCCGGTGCCGAGGTCACCATCGTGCTGGACGGCCGATCGTCGAGCTTCACGATGGGTCGCGAGGAGCGGGTGCTGGACGCCGCGCTGAAGGTGCGGGGCGAGCTGCCGTACGCGTGCAAGGGCGGTGTCTGCTCGACCTGTAAGGCGAAGGTCGTCGATGGGGCGGTCACGATGGCCCGCAACTACGCCCTGGAGCCCGACGAGTTGGCCGCCGGCTATGTCCTGACCTGCCAGTCCAGCCCGACGACCGACAAGCTCACGGTGGACTACGACGCGTGA
- the mqnC gene encoding cyclic dehypoxanthinyl futalosine synthase, whose amino-acid sequence MTVSREIDDILQRGADGGRITPEEALLLYTEAPFHALGEAADAVRRRRYPDNVVTYLIDRNINYTNVCVTACKFCAFYRAPKHKEGWTHPTEEILRRCAEAIELGATQVMLQGGHHPDYGVEYYEELFSSVKQAYPQLVIHSIGPSEILHMAKVSGVSLDEAIARIKTAGLDSIAGAGAEMLPERPRKAIAPLKESGERWLEVMELAHRQGIESTATMMMGTGETHAERIEHLRMIRDVQDRTRGFRSFIPWTYQPENNHLKGRTQATTLEYLRLVAVARLFFETVPHLQASWLTTGKDVGQLALHMGVDDLGSIMLEENVISSAGARHRSNLHELIGMIRSADRIPAQRDTLYNRLAVHHTPADDPTDERVVSHFSSIALPGGGAGRSLPLVDVN is encoded by the coding sequence GTGACGGTGAGCCGGGAGATCGACGACATCCTGCAGCGTGGCGCGGACGGCGGGCGGATCACGCCCGAGGAGGCGCTGCTGCTCTACACCGAGGCGCCCTTCCACGCGTTGGGCGAGGCGGCGGACGCGGTGCGCCGGCGGCGCTACCCGGACAACGTCGTCACCTACCTGATCGATCGCAACATCAACTACACGAACGTCTGCGTGACGGCGTGCAAGTTCTGCGCGTTCTATCGGGCACCCAAGCACAAGGAAGGGTGGACCCACCCGACCGAGGAGATCCTGCGGCGGTGCGCCGAGGCGATCGAGCTGGGCGCCACCCAGGTGATGCTCCAGGGCGGGCACCACCCCGACTACGGCGTCGAGTACTACGAGGAGCTGTTCTCCTCGGTCAAGCAGGCGTACCCGCAACTGGTCATCCACTCGATCGGCCCCAGCGAGATCCTGCACATGGCCAAGGTCTCCGGTGTGAGCCTGGACGAGGCCATCGCCCGGATCAAGACCGCCGGCCTGGACTCGATCGCCGGCGCCGGCGCCGAGATGCTGCCGGAGCGACCGCGTAAGGCCATCGCGCCCCTCAAGGAGTCGGGCGAGCGCTGGCTGGAGGTCATGGAGCTGGCCCACCGGCAGGGCATCGAGTCGACCGCCACCATGATGATGGGCACCGGCGAGACGCACGCCGAGCGGATCGAGCACCTGCGCATGATCCGTGACGTGCAGGACCGCACCCGCGGCTTCCGGTCCTTCATCCCGTGGACGTACCAGCCGGAGAACAACCACCTCAAGGGCCGCACCCAGGCGACCACGCTCGAATACCTGCGGTTGGTCGCGGTGGCCCGCCTCTTCTTCGAGACCGTGCCGCACCTGCAGGCCTCCTGGCTGACCACCGGCAAGGACGTCGGGCAGCTCGCGCTGCACATGGGCGTGGACGACCTCGGCTCGATCATGCTGGAGGAGAACGTGATCTCCTCCGCCGGTGCGCGGCACCGCTCCAACCTGCACGAGCTGATCGGCATGATCCGCTCGGCAGACCGGATCCCCGCGCAGCGGGACACCCTCTACAACCGGCTCGCCGTGCACCACACGCCGGCCGACGACCCGACCGACGAGCGGGTGGTCTCGCACTTCTCCTCGATCGCGCTGCCCGGCGGTGGCGCGGGCCGATCCCTGCCACTGGTCGACGTCAACTGA
- a CDS encoding demethylmenaquinone methyltransferase encodes MSRTPQGQRASLDKQPHEVAAMFDGVAERYDLTNTVLSFGQDRSWRRATRAALGLRPGERVLDVGAGTGVSTRELAQSGAYAVGADLSLGMLYAGKRVRPEVPLLAGDALRLPFADASFDAVTISFALRNVNDTDAALRELARVTRPGGRLVVCEFSTPVNPAFRTVYLSYLMRSLPAVARTVSSNPDAYVYLAESIRAWPAQAALAGRVAAAGWGRVAWRNLTGGVVALHRGIRE; translated from the coding sequence GTGAGCCGTACCCCGCAGGGCCAGCGCGCCAGCCTGGACAAGCAGCCGCACGAGGTCGCCGCGATGTTCGACGGCGTGGCGGAGCGCTACGACCTGACCAACACGGTGCTCTCCTTCGGCCAGGACCGCTCCTGGCGACGCGCCACTCGCGCGGCGCTCGGGCTGCGGCCGGGTGAGCGGGTGCTCGACGTGGGCGCGGGCACCGGCGTCTCGACGCGGGAGTTGGCGCAGTCCGGGGCGTACGCGGTCGGGGCCGACCTGTCGCTGGGCATGCTGTACGCCGGCAAGCGGGTCCGTCCCGAGGTGCCGCTGTTGGCGGGAGACGCGCTGCGCCTGCCGTTCGCCGACGCGAGCTTCGACGCGGTGACCATCTCCTTCGCGTTGCGCAACGTCAACGACACCGACGCGGCCCTGCGGGAGTTGGCCCGGGTGACCCGGCCAGGAGGGCGGCTGGTGGTCTGCGAGTTCAGCACCCCGGTCAACCCGGCGTTCCGGACGGTCTACCTGTCGTACCTGATGCGGTCGCTGCCGGCGGTCGCCCGCACGGTGTCGAGCAACCCCGATGCGTACGTCTATCTCGCCGAGTCGATCCGGGCGTGGCCGGCGCAGGCCGCGCTGGCCGGCCGGGTCGCCGCAGCCGGGTGGGGACGAGTGGCGTGGCGGAACCTGACCGGTGGTGTGGTCGCGCTGCACCGGGGAATCCGCGAGTAG
- a CDS encoding geranylgeranyl reductase family protein, protein MTAVEHDADVIVVGAGPGGSATAYHLARHGVRVLMLEKTEFPREKVCGDGLTPRAVRQLIRMGVDTSPEAGWLHNRGLRVIGGGVRLELDWPELASFPNYGLVRTRLDFDDLLAQRAVAAGAKLRTSVNVLGPVLDGDGRVTGVEAEVGPGKEPTTFHAPLVVAADGVSGRFPLALGLAKREDRPIGVAVRRYYRSPAKHEDNYLESWLELRSKDRGDNLLPGYGWIFGLGDGRVNVGLGVLNSSSAFGKTNYRRLLTDWLANTPEDWGMTDETNADGPILGAALPMGFNRVPHYTRGVMLVGDSGGMVNPFNGEGIAYAMESGELAAEVALQALARPAGPERERALMAYPNELKARLGGYYRLGGIFVKLIGRPEIMRIATKHGMPHPTLMRFVLKLLANLTDPRGGDAMDRVINAMTKAAPAV, encoded by the coding sequence ATGACCGCGGTTGAACATGACGCCGACGTCATTGTCGTGGGCGCCGGCCCCGGTGGATCAGCGACTGCGTACCACCTGGCCCGGCACGGCGTACGGGTGCTGATGTTGGAGAAGACCGAGTTCCCACGGGAGAAGGTCTGCGGCGACGGGTTGACCCCGCGCGCTGTTCGCCAGCTCATCCGGATGGGTGTGGACACCTCGCCCGAGGCGGGCTGGCTGCACAACCGCGGCCTGCGGGTCATCGGCGGCGGCGTACGCCTCGAACTGGACTGGCCGGAGCTCGCCAGCTTCCCCAACTACGGCCTGGTGCGAACGCGACTGGACTTCGACGACCTGCTCGCCCAGCGAGCGGTGGCCGCCGGTGCCAAGCTTCGGACCAGCGTCAACGTGCTGGGTCCGGTGCTCGACGGTGACGGCCGGGTCACCGGTGTCGAGGCGGAGGTCGGCCCGGGTAAGGAGCCCACCACCTTCCACGCCCCGCTGGTCGTTGCGGCGGACGGGGTTTCCGGCCGGTTCCCGCTCGCGCTGGGGCTGGCCAAGCGGGAGGACCGGCCGATCGGTGTGGCCGTCCGCCGCTACTACCGCTCGCCAGCCAAGCACGAGGACAACTACCTGGAGTCCTGGCTGGAGCTGCGCAGCAAGGACAGAGGCGACAACCTGCTGCCCGGGTACGGCTGGATCTTCGGCCTCGGTGACGGGCGGGTCAACGTCGGCCTCGGCGTGCTCAACTCGTCGTCCGCGTTCGGTAAGACCAACTACCGCCGGCTGCTCACCGACTGGCTCGCCAACACTCCCGAGGACTGGGGGATGACCGACGAGACCAACGCCGACGGTCCGATCCTGGGTGCCGCGCTGCCGATGGGCTTCAACCGGGTGCCCCACTACACCCGTGGCGTCATGCTGGTCGGTGACTCGGGCGGCATGGTCAACCCGTTCAACGGCGAGGGCATCGCGTACGCGATGGAGTCCGGCGAACTGGCCGCGGAGGTCGCGCTCCAGGCTCTCGCCCGGCCGGCCGGTCCGGAGCGCGAGCGGGCGCTGATGGCGTACCCGAACGAGCTGAAGGCGCGGCTCGGCGGCTACTACCGGCTGGGTGGCATCTTCGTGAAGCTGATCGGCCGTCCGGAGATCATGCGGATTGCCACCAAGCACGGCATGCCGCACCCGACGCTGATGCGTTTCGTGCTCAAGCTGTTGGCAAACCTGACTGATCCGCGCGGCGGAGACGCGATGGACCGGGTCATCAATGCGATGACGAAGGCAGCACCAGCGGTATAG